A window of the Fusarium poae strain DAOMC 252244 chromosome 3, whole genome shotgun sequence genome harbors these coding sequences:
- a CDS encoding hypothetical protein (SECRETED:SignalP(1-20)~CAZy:AA9), with the protein MRFTATAATLAMATTVSAHAQVYGLWVNGKDLGDGRNTYIRSPENNNPVKDLTSADIVCNVNGGKAAPKFASAAAGDEVTFEWYHNERGDDIIDGSHKGPVITYIAPYTETDGTGAIWTKIAEEGLEGGQWAVDKLIKNEGKATFTLPSSLKAGKYIIRQEIIAGHEAEVAFSENSARGAQFYPSCAQVEVTGSGTAVPDENFDFQTGYTYTDKGIVFDVYNAQSYAFPGPKVWQGTSSGSGSGSGSAAPAPTAAETQAPAPTPTFATVVKPSEEAAAPTQAPSTPVTPPKTGCASRRRRARRAARKAL; encoded by the coding sequence ATGCGTTTCACTGCTACCGCCGCTACTCTGGCCATGGCCACCACCGTCTCTGCCCACGCTCAGGTCTACGGCCTCTGGGTCAACGGAAAGGACCTTGGTGATGGTCGCAACACTTACATCCGATCTCCCGAGAACAACAACCCCGTCAAGGACCTGACCAGCGCTGACATTGTCTGCAACGTCAACGGTGGAAAGGCCGCTCCCAAGTTCGCCTCCGCTGCCGCCGGTGACGAGGTCACCTTCGAGTGGTACCACAACGAGCGAGGTGACGATATCATTGATGGCTCTCACAAGGGTCCCGTCATCACCTACATCGCTCCTTACACCGAGACCGACGGTACCGGTGCTATCTGGACCAAGATTGCCGAAGAGGGTCTTGAGGGTGGCCAGTGGGCTGTTGACAAGCTCATCAAGAACGAAGGCAAGGCTACCTTCACTCTCCCCTCCAGCCTTAAGGCTGGCAAGTATATCATCCGCCAGGAGATCATCGCCGGTCACGAGGCCGAGGTCGCTTTCTCTGAGAACAGCGCCCGTGGTGCCCAGTTCTACCCCTCTTGCGCCCAGGTTGAAGTCACTGGATCTGGCACTGCCGTCCCCGATGAGAACTTCGACTTCCAGACCGGTTACACCTACACCGACAAGGGTATTGTCTTCGACGTCTACAACGCCCAGTCTTACGCTTTCCCCGGCCCCAAGGTCTGGCAGGGAACCTCTTCCGGCTCCGGCTCCGGCTCCGGTTCCGCTGCCCCTGCTCCTACCGCCGCTGAGACCCAGGCTCCCGCTCCCACTCCTACTTTCGCCACTGTCGTCAAGCCCTCTGAGGAGGCCGCTGCCCCTACTCAGGCTCCTTCCACCCCTGTCACTCCCCCCAAGACTGGCTGCGCTTCTCGCCGCCGCCGTGCTCGCCGTGCTGCCCGCAAGGCTCTGTAA